In Candidatus Zixiibacteriota bacterium, the genomic window ATCTGGTCTTTCATCTTATCGAAACTCTGCCGCTCTTCATTTATGGCGCGGTCAACCACTTTTACAATATGCCAACCAAATCTGGTCTTGAAGGGGGTTGAGATTTCCCCGGGATTGAGCTTGAAGGCGTTCTCTTCAAAGATATGGTCCAACTTTCCGCGAGAAAAATACCCCAGGTCGCCGCGGTTAGTGCGGGCTGTCTGGTCTTTGGAGTAGCGGACGGCCAGATCTTCAAAACTGGCGCCGTTTTTGATGCTATCCAGAAGCATCTTTGCCGAATCTTCAGTCGAGACCAGAATGTGGGAGGCTTGAATTTTATATTCTAATTGATTGTAGAAATCTTTCAGGTCTTCATCGGTAATCTTGATCTTGTCGTTTATTTCGCGCTGATAGAGGATGTCGAGAAGGAAGCGGTCGTAACTGGCAAGCACGATACGGTTGACCTCTTCGGAGGCATCTATGTTTCTCTTATATGCCTCTTTTATAAGCAGCCTCTGCATGATAAGACTGTCGAGAACGGCGCGGCGGCTTTCATATTCATCCTCATAAGAGGCGAAATTCATCCGGTTCTGCCCGTAGATTTCATCCATATCGCGGGCGGTAATCTCATCGCCGCCAACGCGGGCCAGGACCAATTCATCCTTCTTGCCGCAACCGGTCAAGAATGACAATATCAGTACAAAGGTCAAGGTTGCTGTTAATAACAGATAGCGTAGTTTCATAAATCGTTATTCCTCATTAAATTCACGTCAATTTATACCATTGGCGGCAGGGTAAGTTCCTCCCTGCGGAATCAAAGGGTGAACTATACTATGCCAGTGACGATTAGGCAAGTCATTTTTGATTTTCGCCGCAGCCATAAACCGACGCAACCTGTTGCTGATTATCAAATTGAAAATAAGGAAACCCGGCAGGCGGTACGAATAAAATTGCTCCCTGCGCGTTATTTGACTATTTTCAGCGAATGTTAACTGTTTCGCCATGGAGGATAGAATGTCACGATTGCTGACCGGAAGAAGATTTTATTTTCTTTTGACGATTATACTGGGCTATTTCCTGTATTCGGTGGCGTTTGCCGGCGGCCTTGCCGGAGATAAATCTGCTGCGGGCGGAGATGAAGTCTCCGATGTTCTTCTCGGGTTAATAATCATAATCCTTGCCGCGAAACTGGGGGGCGACCTGCTGGAACAGGTCAAGCAGCCGGCTGTTTTGGGAGAGCTTATTTTCGGAATGCTTATCGGAAACCTGCATCTTCTCGGAATTGACTTTCTGGAGCCGATGAAGCAAAGCCATACTCTGGAGATTCTGGCGGAACTGGGGGTGATATTACTTCTGTTCGAAGTCGGCCTCGAGTCATCGCTGGGCGAAATGATGAAGGTCGGCGCGACATCGCTTCTGGTAGCCCTGTTCGGCGTCGTTGCCCCCTTCTTTCTCGGATGGGGAGTAGGACTGCTCTTTCTTCCGGAAGAGTCGCTCTATGTGCATATCTTTATCGGCGCGACCCTGACCGCGACCTCAGTCGGCATAACGGCGCGAGTTCTCAAGGATATTAACCGGATTCAATCCCGGGAAGCGAAAATCATTTTAGGGGCGGCTGTCATAGATGATATACTGGGGTTGATTATACTTGCCGTCGTGGTCGGCATAATCAGCGCCGCCAACGCCGGGACCGGGGGTATCGATTCATTCCAAATCTTTCTGATAATCGCCAAAGCGGTCCTGTTTGTGCTTGGCGCCGTTATTGTTGGCGGGAAACTGGTTCCGAGAATATTAAGAGCGGCGCTGCGTCTGAAAGTGGCGGGAGTGCTTTTATCGATCGCCCTGATGGTCTGTTTTGCGCTGGCGTATCTTGCCGATATTATCGGGCTGGCTCCGATTGTCGGCGCCTTTGCGGCCGGATTGATTCTGGAGGATATTCATTACCGCGAGTACCGGGAACGAGGCGAGCATGAGATTAAGGAACTGATAAATCCGATCGGGCTGTTCTTGATTCCGGTTTTCTTCGTGAAAATGGGGATGGTGGTAGACTTGACCACCTTCTACAATACTGATATTCTTCTATTTGCGGCAGTCATGACCCTTGCCGCAATCGCGGGCAAGCAGGTCTGCTCCCTGGCGGTCTTTGACCGTTCTGTCAACCGCTTTGCTATCGGACTGGGAATGATACCGCGCGGTGAGGTTGGTCTGATATTCGCCGGAATCGGGGCAAAACTGATGATTGACGGGCATAATGTCATATCAGCAGGCACTTACTCGGCGATTGTAATCATGGTGATCGTCACAACCCTGGTGACCCCACCGCTGTTGAAAACTGCCATGCTGAAAAGCAAAGAGTGAAGCGGAGAGAGGAGTCTCTCAAACAAAGAAGATGAAAGTGAGCAGGATGAAAACCGGTATCAGGATGATGCCGGAGTAAAACATATATCCGAAGAAATGCGGTACGGGGACTTTGAGTTCTTCGGCTATCGATTTCACCATGAAGTTGGGACCGTTTCCGATATAAGTATTGGCGCCCATAAAGACGGCGCCGCAACTGATGGCTTTCAGCAATTCATTGCTGACGCCGGCGATAGTATCGCCCGGCGAGGGGATGGCGGCGGTCACACTCTGCGCCAGAGAGAAAAAGGTCAAATAAGTGGGGGCATTATCCAGAAAGGAACTGAGACTCCCGGTGTACCAGAAGAACTGCCATGGTTCGGTGATGCCGAACTCGGAGCCTTTTAGCCGCAGCAACACTATCAACGGCACCATTGTGACAAAAATTCCGGCAAAGAGAATAGCGACTTCATTTATCGGGTGATAGGTGAATTTATTATCTTTGCGGACTTTCTTTTTAGTGAATTTGAGAGATAATAGAGTCATGGCAATCATGATAAGTTCGCGGTACGGCAGAGGGGCTTGGAAGGCGACCGACAGCACTACCCCCATGAGGAACAATATATTAATGGCGCCATGGACGCCGGCCGGCGTGGCGGCGGCAATATCTCTTTTGATATCGCGCCTGGTCTCTTTGGCGTAAGCGCGACGGTCCCAGATGTAGAAAATTGTCAGGACAATGACAAGGGCGGTCAGCCATTCCGGAATGAGCGCCAGAGTCCAGGTAAAAGGGACTCCTTTCAGATACCCCAGAAAGAGCGGCGGGTCCCCCAGGGGAGTGAGGCATCCCCCGATATTGGAAACGGTAAAAATGAAAAAAATCGGGATATGCTTGATATGCTTCCGCTCGCTGTTGGTGCGCAACATTGGCCTGATAAGCAGCATGCTGGCGCCGGTGGTTCCGATAAAATTCGCCACCACCGCTCCTATCGCAAGAAGAATAGTATTGTTCCGCGGGGTTGCTTCGAGGTCGCCGGTAACCAGAATTCCGCCCGAGATGATATAGAGCGACGCCAGGAGAATGATGAACGAAACATAATCAAGAGCAGTATGCAGCAATTCCCCGGGGAGATTAATGATAAGAAAGAGCAGAACCGGCAGGCTGGCGAGGGTGGAGATGATTGCCTTATTGCGGTTCTTCTCCCAGAAATGAGGGAACGCCAGCGGCATCACCGCGATTGACAGCAAGAGGATGCCGAAGGGAAAACAGATGAGAAGCGG contains:
- a CDS encoding cation:proton antiporter translates to MSRLLTGRRFYFLLTIILGYFLYSVAFAGGLAGDKSAAGGDEVSDVLLGLIIIILAAKLGGDLLEQVKQPAVLGELIFGMLIGNLHLLGIDFLEPMKQSHTLEILAELGVILLLFEVGLESSLGEMMKVGATSLLVALFGVVAPFFLGWGVGLLFLPEESLYVHIFIGATLTATSVGITARVLKDINRIQSREAKIILGAAVIDDILGLIILAVVVGIISAANAGTGGIDSFQIFLIIAKAVLFVLGAVIVGGKLVPRILRAALRLKVAGVLLSIALMVCFALAYLADIIGLAPIVGAFAAGLILEDIHYREYRERGEHEIKELINPIGLFLIPVFFVKMGMVVDLTTFYNTDILLFAAVMTLAAIAGKQVCSLAVFDRSVNRFAIGLGMIPRGEVGLIFAGIGAKLMIDGHNVISAGTYSAIVIMVIVTTLVTPPLLKTAMLKSKE
- a CDS encoding sodium:proton antiporter, with the translated sequence MHENVSIPLLICFPFGILLLSIAVMPLAFPHFWEKNRNKAIISTLASLPVLLFLIINLPGELLHTALDYVSFIILLASLYIISGGILVTGDLEATPRNNTILLAIGAVVANFIGTTGASMLLIRPMLRTNSERKHIKHIPIFFIFTVSNIGGCLTPLGDPPLFLGYLKGVPFTWTLALIPEWLTALVIVLTIFYIWDRRAYAKETRRDIKRDIAAATPAGVHGAINILFLMGVVLSVAFQAPLPYRELIMIAMTLLSLKFTKKKVRKDNKFTYHPINEVAILFAGIFVTMVPLIVLLRLKGSEFGITEPWQFFWYTGSLSSFLDNAPTYLTFFSLAQSVTAAIPSPGDTIAGVSNELLKAISCGAVFMGANTYIGNGPNFMVKSIAEELKVPVPHFFGYMFYSGIILIPVFILLTFIFFV